GATTGGCGCAGAGAGGAACATTGTCTCCAAAAGGATCCCAATTGCGGTAAGTACTCATTCTGGTTCTTAGTTTTCTCATCAAGTGGTGTACTTGAATTAAGTGCGTGATGTCTGTGTGGATAATGTTTTTTTGCGCAGATATATCTGAATGCCTATGGAATGGAGTGCCCCAGAACAAAGAAGATCATTCCTACATGTTCGATGAAACAACCCCTGTCAAGGATTGCGGGGAATTGGCTTACCATGTTGCTCATGGTGGTatgcttttttttcttccaccGTCCTTTTCTTTCCCAATATTCTTTGACATAATCTTGCTTATTCGTGCAGTTCAGTGGCTAGTGTCGTTTCTTTGTCATGATAACTTGGAAGTGTGCGTTTCAGGGAATATGAACAAGGAACCAGAAGAAtgtagagagacttcttcacaAGCAAAGAGGCGCAGGATGCTACAGTTCAACAGCCAACCAATGGATCCTTCCCATTTCAGTGAAGAGAGGTCATATGCATTCCTAAAATCACATGTAAGTGTTGGATAACTCTTGTTTGCACTGTCATATCAAAATTATCTTGCATGGTCCAAAGCCATATTATGCATTCTGTTTTGTATGATGTGGAATAATCTCAACTGCATGTATTAGACGTCATTGATGATGCTTAAAAATGTTTGTGtattcataattatatttcaatAGAATATCAATGCTCTCAATTAGAAAAGGCTATTATCCAGATAATATTGCATCGCACTTCCTGTTTGGTATCTATGTCATGTAGCAGTGTGAATTATCTGAATCATGAAATAAAGATGTTATTGCTGTCAAGTATATCAAGAACTTGCCTCCAGGCTTTAGCCCATTATGTCTTCGTGCCTTCTTGATCTCTAATTATTTTTTCGATGAATTTCACAATTTGGCATCTCTGGAACCAAAATGCGTTTTGGAACTAAGATTAATTCCAAATGCATGACAATACCAGTGTCATGGCATCCAAATGCTAGAACAGAGATTCACCTTTGACATGGATATTGTTCTGAACTATCATCAACATTGTTGTTTTTCTATGTTTAGGAGAGGGAGGATTCACTCGAGGAGTTTTTTCCTGAATCATCACCTTGGGATTCTGGACCTTCGGGTTTGTATCTCTGATTATTCTTCACCAATATGATTatgcactattttttttttcttgttattttttaattgaaatgcAATATATCTCAGGAAATGCATCTGCCTTCACTAATGAGAGCCTGGATCAATCATCTGAAGAGTGGATTGCAGAATGCTTAAATGATACTGAGATGGATTTCAACCATGATTATTTGTATGGTTCTTTGGACTTTTATCTTTTTAGTGTAACCACTAAATTACATCAATCTGATTTCTTTACCATGTGAGGCTCAGGAATTTTTCTGGGGCATCTGAACTGTTCGATATCACAGGTACATGTGATTGTTTTTGCTTTGTATATTATTTACTATTGtttcttcatgattttctttctatACTTCCTGCATGCAGCATCAGTGTTGATACATTTTAGTTAGTTTTATCTTGTAGAGTTGTGCGACATGCCACCCGAGTATGAAGCTAACATGGTTCAGAAGACTGTTACTCAAACTCCtcaaaaaattgtttttaaaggTTTTTCTCCATTCTCAATCTTTGTTTGTTGCTGGTGTTTATTGTTGTCAAAAGATCTATGGATCCGCTTTATACTAGTTATATTTTCTCCATGTCAATGTCGCAACCATTCTCTGGAGACATTTGGATATGGTCCCATAATCTTTTGTTGCGAGAGCCATGCCCATcatggtaaaaaataaaaaaaataaatataggttATGAGAGATGGTAAACACTACGGTCTCAAAATTATTGTTCTTTTCATGTACTTGAGCTTGAGGTTACAACATCATCTATCAAGTGCTGCAAGATTGTTATGCCTGGGATCAATGTAGATATGCactatgaaataataaaaatagaaactaaCTGGTTCGGACTCTGTTTTGCCTGCATAGGTAGGAAATCTTTCATAAGTACTCCAACTAAGTTGGCTGTTTCGGTTGCCTATCCATTTGCCTTCATTAAACCCAGTGGGGCCCATGGAGACGTAACTTTGAAAGAGATAAACCAGCGGATCCGTACACCACCTCCTTCAAAATCTGAGCAAGGTACTGAAGATCCTGTCGTTTCTTACCCCACTTCAGCTTTCTCTGGGAAGCCGGTTGttggaaaaacaaaaattcgCACGGAAGGAGGGAAAGGAAGCATCACAATTATGAGAACCAAAGGTTGAATGAATAGATAAGCATTCTTCCGGACTTCACCATGTCTTACCCTTCTATCTCTCCCCAGTATGACCTGGGGTTGATTTTTGCTGTAATATTATGTGGCCCACAAGTATAGAAGTTGGTACTTTGCTTTTTTGTTGGACTGGTTCTTGGAATTcataaattatatcatcaaaGTACCTTTTACTAGTTGTGTTCTAGGTGTTGAATAGCTCAATACATGGTGACTTTGAGCTAAGATTGTAATTAGAATCTTGATGCCTATAATATCCTTTCGTTAGTGCTTCAGACAAGCAATGTTAAATCTTGAACTGAATTTCTTATGGTGAAGAAAGCTTAGATACTGGAATTTTATATCTAGGTTGTGCATTGGAGATGGAGTAGAAAGAGAACACTTCATATATTCATGCCCAATAGACCATTAACATCAGTCTTTTTTTACGGAACATATTTTGGGAATCGGATCATTTGAGTTTGTCGCATCAAATCGTATTTTTGAATATGATGTATTTTCATTACATAATGATGTGGTGAGTTTGTGAATAGTTTCTGATATTTTTGTTATACATTTTACTTCACCCTTTGAGATTAATCAACTACATATATCATGAATTAGATACACATCTCTGCTGCTTTTTAAGATTAGTATTTGTGATTTGCATCTTACTATAAGTTCATGTGTGCATCCTTTTAAAATTCATGTACTTCATCTCCCTCTTCCTTTTGTATGTAAACCATAGAATAATGAGGACTCTCTATAACCCAATCTTCAGGTAAttgtcattctttttttttttttttgaaagggaaACTGTCATCATTCATTCAGCAGAAAAATTTACATCCATAGCATATACATTTTGGGATGTTTTCATATCAAATATGAcatcataaatcaaaataatgcacCGGTACACTATTTTCTTTTGTGACTAGTCTGAACTTTACTATTGTTAATACTCTCTACAAACAAACGTCTAAGAGACAACACTCTCTACTTAAATAGAGACTCAACCTCAtcctttataaaaagaaatgactCGACCTCTATAGACAAACATCCGAAAGACgaactctttttattttgagtAACAACAAggaaaccaaaaaggaaaacagTAAAATATATGTGAAAAATGATGAATTACAATTTGGACCAATTTTGATAGGCTTTGGAATCTTTGACGGTTTGTAAAGGCAACACACTTGTTTTCTTTCAGCCACAAAGATCAAATTTGAAAAGGTATGATGGTGGAGAATTTAGTGATCTGGCTGGTGTGTCGATAAGAGTTGTCGAAATGGATAACATGTGAGGACCACACACAAATGTAGGTAGCGGGTGAGAACATGCTCGATGATTTTTGCAAAACCATAACTTTCTTTTGAACGATTTATAGCATGTGAGTTTGCTTATGCGAGTTGTCAGAAAGTtgtatatttatctttttttttgtcttgaatgaagtaaaataaaattaagtaaaagaaattttgataaataagatGGGTGaatggtggagagagagagagagagaggaaacccGATAATTCATGATTATATGCCGACAACTTAATTCATGATAAGTATAAAGCTTGACAAATTAACAAGCAGATTGAGTGATGAGGTGGACCATCCCTAATGCGACGGAGGAAACATTTCAAATTAGATTATGAAATAAGATGTTAGTTGGAAGAATCTGTGGTAAAGGACATGCATTATGGCTGATCCCCTCCTTGGTTTTCGCTTGAGAACCAGAAGAGGTTAAGATAAGGTAAACAAACACACCAGAAGTAAAGCAAAAGCCGGTTCAAACTTCCAAGGtctactatatatatgtattttgttaATCTTTCATCTTTTCCTATGCCTTTAGTTGTCGAGAATATAAAAGGCTGTTTTTGGTATGATGAAGCTACACGGCactctaattttttttggtCCCAAAAGCTGTCCTTGCGTGGGAGTACACAGAAAGTAGAAACCCGGACCCAAGCTGCTAGTgtgttttttaatgagtttgtaatttatttatttattttttatttaataggtatatttttaataaatttgtaatttttttaatatttaaatgaatttaaaaaatatttaaaaaacagTGAAATTTacttttgaattattattttcatattcttCATATATTCGTTAATTTCCACTCTCTAGACATATGAAATATTCATATAATTAAGTTGTGTTTATCGTTATAGCTTTGAGAATTTGGTGGATCTAACATTATCAAGGCACTTTAAAGATACATCAACAAGAGATTTATGGTGGAAAATGTTGTGGTTTTTGGGGATAATTGTCAAAAGTATTAGTGTGGGATGATTGCAAATCTACTGATAATTTGAgcggatttttttattttttattttttatttatcccGAAAAATGAATTTAAGAAAATGCAGAATAATATatacaggttttttttttttagaaaattttaatcaAACAATTTCATGACATTAGATACTTAGGATTCgatctttgtatatatatatatatatatttattttcgaAAATAACCTCTTGTACTATAAAATAGTGAGAAATATGTTTTTCAATATATCCGTCGtaaaatttttagttttgtttaaaatgaagaattattaattactagttgtattaataaagtgataataaattattattattattagtgtgAAATAATTGATAAGAAATTAATATTATGTTATTTGTAGTGTTGAATTTGTGATGTTGAGattaggccttgtttggttaaccaaaacaaaaaatcttatctcatctcatctcaactcatcattacacttttttcaaattccaatacaaaatataataaacaatcttactttttcaaatcccaatacaaaattaatattcaaaaattatattataacaatattttatttattactatttaaaacatctcatctcatctgtgtaaccaagcgGGGCCGAAGTTCAATTAATTTTAGAAGAAACATGACTGTTATTATAACTTAAAATTTCATTaagattgttaaaaaaatggagaaatcgGTTCGGTCCAATACCAATTCCTACCTAGCAAAACCAATTGAAAATGGGTCTAGTTTCGATTTTGAATTTTCAAACACGGGCTCGAATCGAACCGGActgatacatatatattatttttaattttttatattatatataaaatattttttatattgtactatatattaaattgctaattaatataacataagttttataattttattattcatgtctattaattatataatttttaatataacatttaagtttcaatataacatataaattttcattttataacataaaattaatataacataaaataagaaatatggATCActtataaaatgagatatatggGTCAGTTACTcgttaaagttttgttaaagtattattttttttattcttaaaatgaGAAAAACTAGACTAGATCAGTTCCGATTTCAATCTTAAATgtgttcttaaatttttaaaattagtatatattgATTCAAttctaaaaaatgtttaaaattggACTAAATCGGATTAGTTACGTCtctaaatttcataaaaataaatttacaaactgatataatcttatataatacgttagatttattttatagtaagaataattttatattttaatatacaatataatttttttataggacgtacaatataaaattatattaatttataattttatttttataaaattattttatagctaaaacatttatctataaaaaatagaaaaatatagttgtaagtataattgtgcactaatctgtgcatcaatataatgtgattggttaaaaagtaacttttattgaaaacagtgttaatttaaattttaagtatgaataaatcaatattaatatataaattaatgcgtaactatatttatatatagcaaaactcataaaaaaaaattgaaggtaACGCAAACGGATAACAATGACTAAAATACTTTTTGGATATTAACGCGAACGGAGGGTCAAATTCCTCGGACTACATTTTATTTTGCGCTCTTTTCTTCAGCAACGGCTCCAAGAGTGGCGAGTTCCTCCGTTTCCCGTCCATGAATGCTCCAGTGCTACCCTATACGAGAGCATCAACTATAAAACGAGAACTATAGCACATTCGTATCCAACTCCAGCCCAAACTTTATACTATCTTCGAGCTTCAAGGTACGCTAATCGCTTAAAGATCCTCCCATCTTCATCCGCGTCTTTTCCAACTTTTCTCCAGCGATTCTTTATTTCTTGGTTCTATACTCTGAATCCGTTCGACTTAATATTGATTCCTCCAATCCTTACAGTTTCACTTGTCGCTTCGCTGTTTAGTATTTAGTTTGAATTTGTACTGGCGAACAATTGGATCGACCATTAGGGTTTCTTCATGCAAACTGTGGTAGCTTCGTCACCCATATGCAGTATGTTACTATTTTGTGTGTTTGAATGCTCTAATTGGGTCTTTTATATAGGGTTCATATTGGTAGCTTCGTCACCCATATGCAGTATGTtactatttatgttattttactCCTGTCGTATCTTTTTTTTGGTAACTGTGTTAACTATatctaacttatcaaaaaattttatttgatcatCGTTATATTGCTCATATTCCAACTAGGAAACTAAGATCCAATGCGCTACCTAAGGTGTTCTGTCTTTTGAGTTGTAAGAATACGATGCAGTTAGTCCCTAATCTTATGATTTGTATCCAATTATTTGGAGGTATGATATTGATATTACATGATATTGACGGTGGATGCAAATACGATACCTCTATTGGCTGATATATGCACAATGTTTCAGCCAAGTTGGCATTTGACCGTTTATGGTAGCTATGGATCTGTGGGTTTGGGTTTGGAAATATTTCACATCCAAGATAACCATGACATCTGATGTAGTATCCGTTAGGTATGAATCCATGATACTAATATAAGATGTTGTATGAGGGATGAACATTTGTATTTTTGAATAAGGGGTTGTAGCTATAGCTGAACAAACTTTTGACaatgatatttttcatttttccggGATGGTATGTATTTGTTGCTACTTAGTGTGCCCCTCGGTTAAAATATGGGTGAAATAGTCATATTTGTGGTGAATTAGAAGCTTAATCATTGAGTGTTAAATGTAGgggattttttttcctcttgatAATTTTCACGGGGGTTATCTTTACCGTGTTTGATAGACAAGGTGGTTAGGTGCTTTGAATGATCCGATAGTTCACTCGTTTGTCTTAGTTCTTCCCTATGCCACGCATGGACAACACCCACCCTCtgcccttttttttctttattctgcTTGGTCAGTTCCAGACCCAACCCCAACCCCCCATAaaaagagagggggggggggggggggggggggagtgagTAAGTGAAGCATGTGTTGAACCATGCTTGCTAACTCATAAACTTTGATATCAGTTTACTTCTTTCTATTTTCCAGATTTATCCACTCCAATAAGTTTTGAGTTTGTGCAAGTGTAGCAAGGGATTAATGACCTATTGAGGTTATTATGATAAAACATAGAGCACGAAGTGTTTCATCAAGCTGGATAACTACATGTTAGTTTCATTCAATATCTTCCAATAAATGAGTTGTGAACACTACTTTGATTGCCAGGTTAAATGGAGGATTCGgcaaagagaagagaaaggctGAAAGCAATGCGTATGCAAGCTGATCAGGCTGAAGTTCCTAATAATTCTGAAAGTTCTGGGATGCCTGGTTGCCTCTCCAATCCATTGATTGAAACTGCAACTATGGCGATGCAGGAGTCATGTGCTCCAAGGTTTGATTTTTACACAGACCCAATGTCAGCATTTTCTGATAGCAAGAAGAGCAACAAAGCTGGTAATCAGATCAGACCAGATTGTTTCACTTCTCCAAGTAATAGTGGTTCTCCTATGGCACGGTTTTCCCCATCTCTTCCAGGTAATTTGTTATGTAACTATTTGTCCTCTCTTATAGTCACAGAACGACATCAGATTACTCCATATAAAAAATACCTTTCCCAGTTTGACGAGTGTGAGCCCGTTAAAGAGGTACGTGAGCTGGGTTCAAAACGTTGTGCGACATTTTGGTCCATGTCTGGTGTGGGGTGGTGGAGCATTTAGAGGATAGATGCATATTTTATAGCTATGCATATCTTTCTTCTTGTTATTGTTTTCTGATTCATGCAATTGTATTATTGAGTGAGATGACATGATGGGATCCACTTGTATTATGAAAGAATgaaaccattttcatttttagcgTATTTTTTTTCTGGTGCTTGGAGCATTTGATGATTGGGGGAAATGAACCATTTTCATTCTATGGTTTTTTTTCCCTGGTGCTTCAAGTATGTGATGGGATAGTTTAGGAGCCATTTTTAGAGATGAAACATGGATAATTAGAGCATACCATCAGTTGGGATGTAGGACTTGGAAAACATTTGAAAGCTGAAAACCTTGGGCAACTTAATCCCAATCACTGACTTAATGCATGCCATGGTGCAAATATTGTATAGACATGCGTGCCGCAAaccttttatcttattttgaagTTCATTTGATATATGAAGGTATTATGTATGTAGGGCTAATTCTTTAGTTgccaatgaaaagaaaaaatgggatTCTTGTAGTgtaattcaattaatattaatagtcCGATAAATGCCCAGAATTTTGTATGATTATAGCGAGTTATCTTTTCCCTCCCCTGATAATTTTCATTTACTTTGATTAATCAGGACCAAGGAATCCATCTCTTGCTCATCAAATTCAGAGTAGTTGGTCACCCAACCAGATAATGTATCAACCACAAGGTATGGCCAGTCCTCATCGAAGTCCAGTGGGAATGGCCAGTCCTCATCGAAATCTAGTAGGAATGGCCAGTCCTCATCAAAATCCAGTAGGAATGGCCAGTCCTTTCTCTATGCATCCACAAACTCCTGAAGCCTGGAATGGATCCACCGGCCCAACTAGTCATAGCTTTTCATCTAATCCATCTAGAGGGGGCCATCTTCCAAGCCCTGGCTTTGGACCTAGAGGTAGCCCTTATTCAAATACTTGGCAAGGTGGCAGGGGTCACTGGGTCAGCCACAGTCCAAGCCCTGGTTCAGGAAGAGGCATTCCTCACCCTACTTTGGGAAGCGGTGGGAGCCGCCAGTATGGCAGCAGCATGAGCCCTGGTTTGGGACAGAGTAGTGGACAAGGGCGGGGGGGTTCTAATGCTCGTTTCTCTGCACCAGGCAGAGCACTTGGTCCAGAGCAGTTTTACAATGAGTCCATGTTGGAAGACCCATGGAAGTTTTCAAAACCTGTTATATGGAA
This is a stretch of genomic DNA from Carya illinoinensis cultivar Pawnee chromosome 3, C.illinoinensisPawnee_v1, whole genome shotgun sequence. It encodes these proteins:
- the LOC122303685 gene encoding protein XRI1-like, which codes for MDCRNDNSESWDWRREEHCLQKDPNCDISECLWNGVPQNKEDHSYMFDETTPVKDCGELAYHVAHGGNMNKEPEECRETSSQAKRRRMLQFNSQPMDPSHFSEERSYAFLKSHEREDSLEEFFPESSPWDSGPSGNASAFTNESLDQSSEEWIAECLNDTEMDFNHDYLNFSGASELFDITELCDMPPEYEANMVQKTVTQTPQKIVFKGRKSFISTPTKLAVSVAYPFAFIKPSGAHGDVTLKEINQRIRTPPPSKSEQGTEDPVVSYPTSAFSGKPVVGKTKIRTEGGKGSITIMRTKG
- the LOC122303686 gene encoding protein SICKLE-like; the protein is MEDSAKRRERLKAMRMQADQAEVPNNSESSGMPGCLSNPLIETATMAMQESCAPRFDFYTDPMSAFSDSKKSNKAGNQIRPDCFTSPSNSGSPMARFSPSLPGPRNPSLAHQIQSSWSPNQIMYQPQGMASPHRSPVGMASPHRNLVGMASPHQNPVGMASPFSMHPQTPEAWNGSTGPTSHSFSSNPSRGGHLPSPGFGPRGSPYSNTWQGGRGHWVSHSPSPGSGRGIPHPTLGSGGSRQYGSSMSPGLGQSSGQGRGGSNARFSAPGRALGPEQFYNESMLEDPWKFSKPVIWKSMHASVNYLNSPDSSNSWTTKSHSSKKARVSEALNKSSHQPSLAEYLAASFKEAVDDGAST